GCCGAAGCTCCTCAGGCTGCTTGACCTGCAGCTGCCGCTGCTGCGCCGCGACCCGCACTACTTCTTGCCCACCAGCGGCGAGCGCTACCTCTTGCTCGGCTCCGGCCAAGCTCGCAGCCGGCAGCAGCTTGCGCGCTTCTTCTGCGAGCAGGACTGGCGCGCGCACGAGGCCCTGCAGGCCGAGCTCGGTGACCTGCGCGAGGACATCGCGCCGAGCTGGCTCGCCGAGCCCCTTTCGATCGAGGAGACGGCCGAGCGTTACGTGCGTCCGCCGCTGCGCGAGGTCTTTGTCCAGCTCTGCCGGGGCTCTATCCGCACCTACCTGGATCGTTTTGGCTTCCGCAGCGACCTGATCAAGGCGATGTACGCGGTGACCGACGCCTTCACCGGCGTGTTCGGGGCCTGGGATACCCCGGGCACGGGCATGAATTTCCTGATTCACAACATGTGCAGGCTCCCGGCTTCCGACGGCACCTGGATGCTGCTGCGTGGCGGGATGGGCGTTCTGACCGAGCAGCTCGCACGGTTGGCCGGGGACCTTGGCGTGGAGATCTGGACGTCCCGGCGCGTGGTGTCGCTGCGCACGGCGCAGGGGGTCTGCCGTGGGGCCGTGCTGGCTGACGGCAGCGAGGTGACGGCGAGCGCCGTGGTGGTGAATGCGGACCCGTTTCGCTTGAGGCAGCTGGCCGGCGCTGCCAGTTTCCCGGCCGCCTACAACCAGCGGCTCGACGACTGTGCCCGACCCGGATCGAGCATGAAGGTCAACTTGGCCCTGCGCGGCTTGCCCGAGTT
This is a stretch of genomic DNA from Pseudomonadota bacterium. It encodes these proteins:
- a CDS encoding NAD(P)/FAD-dependent oxidoreductase, translated to MAKLTRDVLVVGGGHNGLVAATLLARSGLSVLVAEQSEQLGGAVRTEYPFERAPELGVSSGAYLLGLMPPKLLRLLDLQLPLLRRDPHYFLPTSGERYLLLGSGQARSRQQLARFFCEQDWRAHEALQAELGDLREDIAPSWLAEPLSIEETAERYVRPPLREVFVQLCRGSIRTYLDRFGFRSDLIKAMYAVTDAFTGVFGAWDTPGTGMNFLIHNMCRLPASDGTWMLLRGGMGVLTEQLARLAGDLGVEIWTSRRVVSLRTAQGVCRGAVLADGSEVTASAVVVNADPFRLRQLAGAASFPAAYNQRLDDCARPGSSMKVNLALRGLPEFSCLKEDLGQHRGTIHLLADESEVIAALDKAFQQARAGELPEQPAMELYIHTALDSSLKDSKGRHSAALFVQWVPYALKASSWEVQEQPYVQHLLSLWERLAPGSAGLVDDVFTLTPPKIEQRFGMTGGHIHHIDNTFGFADRLPYTTPVEGLYSASAGCHPGGSVIGAAGHNAAARLLRDLGKG